CCAGCAACCCGGAAGGGTATCTGCCTCAAAGCTCTCCGAACCCTCAATGAAAATAGGAGGCTCTGTGCAATCTTCGCCTCCCGAAAGAGTTATAAGGGTAGGGAATCCATTATTAGTTGATCCGGCAATGCCGCAGCTGTCTAATTCATTAATGGCTATAAGGTAAGTGCCCGACTCGCTGGCGGTCCAAGAAATGGAACACCCTGTTCCTACACCGAAAGCGTCGATTGCTCCTGAAGGCGCAAAAACCGTGTATTCCGGAGTCCATTCTCCTGCTCCGTCGCAGTGGTAGAATTCGTAAGTTCCTCCAGCTTCAAGGTTTGGGATTTCGTAGGCATCCGACTGCCAAACTTCAAACGAGTTGGTCGTAAGTGTATCTCCATTGCAAGGCACGGATGTGAAAACGGAGTATCCCGCTTCAGAAGTCGGATTAGTCCATTCCAAACACTGCGAAAACAGGTTAATGGAAAGAAGGCTGAATAGGGTAATGAGTAAGGTACTTTTTGGCATGGATTCCATTTGTGGTGCAAAGAAATGGAAATTTGCAGAGCCTTCTTCTTATAGGACTCTTTTTTCAGCGTCATATTTTCCTCCACCTTGGAATAGTGTGAGACTCTTTGTTTCTCCCTTATCGTCGAAAACAAATGAGATTTCTATTCCCAAGCCTTCCGTGAAAAAATCCTGTCGATTTTCGGCGAAAAGTTCAAAAGGTGGTTGCCCTGTCGCTTGAGCCATGAGTTTATCTCCTTCTGTAAAGACTCGGATTTCAAACCCCTCTTGAAGGACATATGTTCCTTCTAAAACTAGAAGGTCGGCAGCTTCGAGTTTCACGGCAATGCGGTTCTTTTCTACCCTTGGAGCCTTGGTTGAGCCTCCTCCTTGATATAGAGTGAGTGCCTTGGCCTGCTCTGTTCCTTTTTGGTGAAATACAACTTCTATTTCGGCCACTTTTGCGAAAAATGCGGAATCATTTTCGGCGAAGAGCTCTAGAGAGCCTTGACCTGTAGCTTGGCCCATCAGCTTTCCGTTTTCCAGAAAAATATTGAGGTCGAAGCCTTTTTGAATTTCGTATGTGCCCACAAGTCGTTCCAAGTTTTCCAAGGGCATTTCTATGGCCATTTTCGGCTCCGGAAGAAGGATTTCTTCACCGAGATGAGCGTGTAGGATGGCATCCAATACTTCGTTGTTATTGGATTCCATACAATTTGAGAGGACAATAGTGTGGAGGTCCAAATCTTTGAAATAATTCCAGGTTGCACTGTAACCGTCAATTCCACCATTGTGTCCGATAAAGACTTGTTCGTCAATTTCATCTGCATAAACTCCTAGCGCGTATTGCCCTTCATCAAAGTTTGTCTGAAGCTCCGAGGCTGACTTGCTTTCATAAAAGCCGCCGCTGAAAAAAGTCTTTGAAAAGGTGAATAGATCTTCTGTAGAGCTGTACAGAGCTCCCGCAGAAAAGGGAACAGATGGATCTACTTTATCAGCTTTTGTCCACTCGCCATCTATCACAATCAAACCTTCTGAAAGATTCTTGACTTTTTTGTAATTCATGCCCGTATGTCCTAGTCCTTCAGGCTTCAGGATATTTGCTTGGAGGTACTTCTCATATGTGGTTCCTGTAACTTGTTCTATAATAATTCCGAGTAGAACATAATTCGTATTGCTGTAAGAGAACATTGATCCGGGTTCAAATCCCAGAGGATAATCCATCACTTTTTCCACCAGACGTAGCGGGCTGATTTCCTTCGCTTTCCATTGGTCCATGTCGGGAAGTTCGGTGTAATTCTTAATTCCTGACTTGTGTGAGAGTAAATGACGAATAGTGATCTTGTCAGACTGAGGGAAAAGAGAAATGTACTTGCTCAATGGATCAGAGAGGGAGAGTTTTTCTTCCTCGAAAAGCTGCATGATGGCAATTGCGGTGAAGGTTTTAGTAATACTCCCAATCAAAAATTGAGATTCAGTTGTATTCAATTTGCTTCCATCGGCTGAAGCCGGACCAAGTCCTTTGTGGTAAACAATGGAATCCCCTTGAGCCACAAGCACGGTGCCTACAAACTTTTTTTGATCGACCATTGCTGCGAGATAAGAGTCGAGCTTGTCGTAATCTTGACTTGAGGCAAGGCTGCTCAGACCAAGGCAGGTTAGCAGTATAATAGGGCAGATTAACTTGCGCATTTGGGATTGGTTTTTATTTCAGTCGCTAAAGATGCACAATCCTTTTTTTCGGGTCAACATGGTTTGTTGAAAGCGGGGCTAATGATTATGTTTGTGCCCTTGAAAATAAGAAACCATGAGCGTATTAGTCAATAAGAATTCAAAGGTAATCGTACAGGGATTTACAGGTAGCGAAGGAACTTTCCACGCGAGCCAGATGATTGAGTACGGAACCAATGTAGTAGGAGGTGTGACTCCGGGTA
This genomic stretch from Cryomorphaceae bacterium 1068 harbors:
- a CDS encoding serine hydrolase, coding for MRKLICPIILLTCLGLSSLASSQDYDKLDSYLAAMVDQKKFVGTVLVAQGDSIVYHKGLGPASADGSKLNTTESQFLIGSITKTFTAIAIMQLFEEEKLSLSDPLSKYISLFPQSDKITIRHLLSHKSGIKNYTELPDMDQWKAKEISPLRLVEKVMDYPLGFEPGSMFSYSNTNYVLLGIIIEQVTGTTYEKYLQANILKPEGLGHTGMNYKKVKNLSEGLIVIDGEWTKADKVDPSVPFSAGALYSSTEDLFTFSKTFFSGGFYESKSASELQTNFDEGQYALGVYADEIDEQVFIGHNGGIDGYSATWNYFKDLDLHTIVLSNCMESNNNEVLDAILHAHLGEEILLPEPKMAIEMPLENLERLVGTYEIQKGFDLNIFLENGKLMGQATGQGSLELFAENDSAFFAKVAEIEVVFHQKGTEQAKALTLYQGGGSTKAPRVEKNRIAVKLEAADLLVLEGTYVLQEGFEIRVFTEGDKLMAQATGQPPFELFAENRQDFFTEGLGIEISFVFDDKGETKSLTLFQGGGKYDAEKRVL